The sequence AGgagtcacaaaaataaagacagacaagTACATATTAGCCTGTCATTGCAGTCTAAGATGTGACTTGGTTTGAGCATTGATTCACtttctattttcagttttcaaaaaAGGCAAATGAGTCAACCAATGAAATTTTACGAGTCCATTTCCTGTAAACTTGCAGGTGCAGAAACACATATCTAATATTCAGAGGCCAAGGCTTAAAACAGGAAGTCTTTTCTGAACTGCTGAACTGTTATTCTGTTTCACACACTCACCGAGGGAAGGAATTTCACTAACAATGAATAACACATCTTGTCAACATATCAACTTTGACTTTACAAGCAGATTCCTGCCTCCTGTTTTCATCTTAGTATTCATCGTTGGTCTGGTGGCTAATGGATGAGGATTGAAGTCTTTgctgcagaaatggaaaaaactgGGACATGTCAATATTTTTGTTCTGAACCTTGGTCTTGCGGATGTTTTGTATGGTTTTAAAGAAACACGTTGAAGTTGTATCGTGTAACTTAACATTTGAAGTCACAAATTAAATGGCTGATTATTCACTGCTGGAAAGTACTTTGAATGAAGTTTTCTCCGTCTGCAGAGAGCAGAGTCGCAGCAGCACGCTGCACTGGGCCCTGTGGAAGGATGGCAGGTTAGTCTGACTGCCTGACTgactaactgactgactgactgactgactgactgactgactgactgactgactgactgacttcagTGCTGCCATTGGCCTGAAAATTGCAAGATTTCCGAAATGTGGCTGGAACAGATTGCCGCCCTGATGCTGCTGGAGAAGTTGACTTTGTCGCGATTGTTTGTCTTTTGCTATTGTGTGATTGGTGAAAGCAGACCCCATTCAAACTTCAAAACGTTCACAAAACTTTAATTTTCAAAGTTGTATTCTGTGTTGTGAAATACCACTGACAAGGTCAGGCACATGCACAGAGGGACCTCAAAGGGGGCTTGAGCACCTGCCTGTTTGGCCTCTTAGAGACAAAGTGTCCCTTTAATGGGGtgatttttcaaataaataaatatattcctGTTGATCCTGCTACATCCAGTGTGACACAACAATATACTCAGTACCTCATGTTGTTTCTAGCTGACAGAGAATTTATATTGGTATATGTTAGTGTTGATAGTTTACTGTGAGGTAAAGTGATTGTAGGTGACGGAACTCAGTAGCACTAAAGTTCAGGGGGACTATTATTGTCATCGCACATCCCACACAAAGCAGGTATGGAtcaagtgtgtgcatgttaaataaaaaataacaatgtatgacatcCATACATTCTTGTCACATTATGCCATGTTGTGATTAGAATTAAAGGTTCtgtcagaaattccttctcactagtgacatctgtggccattaaatgagctgcagtcaacacaCTGGTGCTCGCAGTATGaaactattgcaggtgatgtctttttcctcacttacacttcttataattacataaaagatctctaacattgtgttttgcaccgtgTTTCAGCAAAACATCTCTCACTCCAAGTCAGTCAGCCCCACCGCCATCCTCCGCTGTATGTACGTGCACTtgctcacatacaaacacacacagaggttccTGCTGCATTGTGGCTGCTGGCCAGTGAGAGCTatgctgctagtgtggctagaAATCTACAGAGAAACAGTCTCAACTCTCAAGATATTAGACCATTATCTTTAAAAGATGTATTCTGTAACTCTCTTTATTCATGCTAAAGACATAATTTATAATTGCTATAGAtttgaaataaatcattaccAGTTAGTACAATATTTGGGTTGTCAAATTTTGAACAACGTTTTTGGTTGGAGTGTATCCAAACCAAACACTGTTATTGAAAAGGCTTATTACTGATTTACAAAGCTAAATGATTTGATCACCCGAAAATAAAGCTATTAACGACAACATTTGAGATAATCAGAGGTACACTGCCatacaaatcaaacatttcttgttgtattactgtatattgatAACATATAAGGACAATACAATCAACTCACAGCTTAAATACAAACATGCTTTACTGCAGGAAGCGGTAAACCATACAAAACCCAGACAGTAGAAACCTGACACCTCGTGTTACTCTAATAGCTTATCGACTAACACAGTGCCTTTCTTAGTTATGTTAAATAATTACTTTACTGAAAGTGAGTAAAATTATCATGTAGTCCTGCACTATAGAACTTCTGCTGACTACATGATAcagaaataatttccaatatGTAGTGTGAAACTTTGTGTGGTCACTAGTAAAATCTGCAGCCTTTCTGATATAAAGTGGTTAAATGTAATGTGCTAAACATTTCCAAAAAACTTTCTCAGGTTTAAGTAAAGATAGAGGAGGATAAatttatatatgcatataaTTGTTGATCAAGTTTGAATAGAAATGAAATTATAGCTATGTTCCAATTaatgaatttaaatatttattgccATCATGTTAGAAATGGTGCCACACACATAGGCTACTAAACTAGGGTTAAACTTCAGTTTCCATTTATCAAAAAGTATTATCAGAGgagtcacaaaaataaagacagacaagTACATATTAGCCTGTCATTGTAGTCAAAGATGTGACTTGGTTTGAGCATGGACTCACtttctattttcagttttcaaaaaAGGCAAACGAGTCAACCAATGAAATTTTACGAGTCCATTTCCTGTAAACTTGCAGGTGCAGAAACACATACCTAGTATTCAGAGGCCAAGGCTTAAAACAGGAAGTCTTTTCTGAACTGCTGAACTGTTATTCTGTTTCACACACTCACCGAGGGAAGGAATTACACCAACAATGAATAACACAACTTGTCAACGTATCAACTTTGACTTTACAAGCAGATTCCTGCCTCCTGTTTTCATCTTAGTATTCATCGTTGGTCTGGTGGCTAATGGATGTGGACTGAAGTCTTTGTTGCACAACTGGAAGAAACTGGGGATcatcaatgtttttgttctgaaccTTGGTCTTGCAGATATTTTGTATCTGCTCACACTCCCATTTCTGATGGTGTACTATTTTATGAAGAGTAAATGGATCTTCGGAGACACATTCTGCAAGATAACAAGATTCTGCTTCAACCTGAATTTATATGGCAGCATTGGATTCCTTACTTGCATAAGTGTGTTCAGGTACCTGGCCATTGTCCATCCAATGAGAATGATGGGAAGATTAACTGTCACCCACTCTGTGGCTATTTCAATCATGGTTTGGCTGTTGGTGAGCATTCAAAGTCTTCCGGACATGTTCTACAccaaaacatctggaaacaAGCCTGGGAAATGCTACGATACCACCGCCAAGAAATATGTTGAGGATTACCTGAAATACAGCTTCGGATGGACACTTACTGGGTTTTGTCTCCCATTCCTCATCACACTGGGCTGCTATGGACATGTGATTGTCATTCTCTGCCGCAAAAATACCATTGACGAGGTACTGAAAAAGAGATGCTTGAGATTATTGTTAATCTTgattgttctcttctctgtttgttaCATCCCCTATCATGTATTGAAGAACCTCAACCTCTGGTCAAGAGTTTTATCAAAACAGCAGGTATGCTATGATTGGTCTAATGAAGTCTACATTGCTCATCAGATAAGTCGTGGActtgtgtgtctgaacagtgCTCTCAACCCTCTGGTTTATCTTCATGCAAATGAAGATATTCGTTCTCAGCTCAGACAGCTGCTCCAGCGAGCTCGTCAGATGTTCAGACGTCCACCTCCAACAGACTCTGGTAGTGTGCCCATAACAGAACTCACAGATGACGtttaatacatgaaaaataagtTTTTCCAGTAACATATTAGACATtagtatatatttgtaaatgtttaacaGAAATAATGATTCTGTttctaatttcattttcattgtctcAGCAGTAGTAGTGTACTTTGAATTgctttgttgctgaaatgtgctacataaataaacttgccttgcctagtAGTTCTGTGTTTGCAATATGCAGCTTATGTAACCACCAAACCTTTGACTTTGCAACAGATTGCAAGTAAAATTTCATTCATGctaatatttaaatttgtgtGATTATACTGAATGTTTAGCATGAAAGACAGttaacaatgaataaaataacaaaaggtTAATCAAATTAGAATACTGTTTAAGTTTATATATGACTATGCTGTTGTTGTCATCTGAGTATAATTCAGACTTGTACATGTggaaaattgtgtttatatatgcagaaaaaaaaactttaaaaatcacttaaataaaaaattctGTAAATCTTCAAGTCTCAATATGTTATTATGATTGTTCAAAAAGGCTTGCAGTGTTTTCTCTGAAGTAGGAACCACCAGAGGGAGACTCTTACTTTCTCATTTGTGTGGGTGAGAAACTGGATCACCCAAACTGTTTGCACACTTATGAATAACATCTTACATGATATGCATAACATCATACAACTGTACTTTAAGTGCTAAAACTGCACTCCAAAAACTGTATTTCCAAGTGAGATAATCTTCTATTTTGATTTGAAATCTTGTCTGACTTGTTTTGAGTTCAAATTATATTATACTGACTATGCAGGGATGCACATCTTGTCCTCGtgtcagttttgtctttgaACACAGATTTCTGCCTCTTGTTTTCATCTCAGTATTCATCGTTGGTCTGATAGCTAATGGATGGGGATTGAAGTCTTTgctgcagaaatggaaaaaactgGGACatgtcaatgtttttgttttgaaccTTAGTCTTGCtgatattttgtattgttttaaagaAACACCTTGAAGTTGTATGATGTGTCTTAACATTTGAAGTCACAAATTAAATGGCTGATTATTCACTGTTATAATTACTGTGAATGAAGTTTTCTCCATCTGCAGAGAGCAGAGTCGCAGCAGCATGCTGCACTGGGCCCTGTGGAAGGATGGCAGGTTAGTCTgactaactgactgactgactgtctgactgactgactgactgacttcagTGCTGCCATTGGCCTGACAATTGCAAGATTTTCCTCTGTTGAAATGTGGCTGGAACAGATTGCCGCCCTGATGCTGCTGGAGAAGTTGACTTTGTCGCGATTGTTTGCCTTTTACTATTGTGTGATTGGTGAAAGCAGACcccattcaaactttaaaacgtTCACAAAACTTTAATTTTCAAAGTTGTATTCTGTGTTGTGAAATACCACTGACAAGGTCAGGCACATGCACAGAGGGACCTCAAAGGGGGCTTGAGCACCTGCCTGTTTGGTCTCTTAGAGACAAAGTGTCCCTTTACTGGGGtgatttttcaaataaataaatatattcctGTTGATCCTGCTACATCCAGTGTGACACAACAATATACTCAGTACCTCATGTTGTTTCTAGCTGACAGAGAATTTATATTGGTATATGTCAGTGTTAATAGTTTACTGTGAGGTAAAGTGATTGTAGGTGACGGAACTCAGTAGCACTAAAGTTCAGGGGGACTATTATTGTCATCGCACATCCCATGCAAAGCAGGTATGGAtcaagtgtgtgcatgttaaataaaaaataacaatgtatgacatcCTTACATTCTTGTCACATTATGCCATGTTGTGATTAGAATTAAAGGTTCtgtcagaaattccttctcactagtgacatctgtggccattaaatgagctgcagtcaacaccCTGGTGCTCGCGGTAcgagactattgcaggtgatgtctttttcttcaCTTGCACTTCttataattacataaaagatctctaacgttgtgttttgcaccatgtttgagcaaagcatctctcactcccaaTCAGTCAACCCCACCGCCATCCTCCGCTGTATGTACGTGCACTTgctcacatgcaaacacacacagaggttccTGCTGCATTGTGGCTGCTGGCCAGTGAGAGCTATGCTGCTAGTGTGGTTAGAAATCTACAGAGAAACAGTCTCAACTCTCAAGATCTTAGaccattatttttaaaagatgtattCTGTAACTCTCTTTATTCATGCTAAAGACATAATTTATAATTGCTATAGATTTGAAATAGGCCATTTCCAATTAGTACAATATTTGGGTTGTCAAATTTTGAACTATGTTTTTGGTTGGAGTGTATCCAAACCAAACACTGTTATTATTAAAAGGCTTATTACTGATTTACAAAGCTAAATGATTTGATCACCAGAAAATAAGGCTATTAATGACAACATTTGAGATAATCAGAGGTACACTGTCatacaaatcaaacatttcttgttatattactgtatacTGATAACATATAAGAACAATACAATCAACTCACAgctaaaatacaaacatgctTTACTGCAGGAAGCGGTAAACCATACAAAACCCAACCAGACAGTGGAAACCTGTAACCTCATGTTACTCTAATAGCTTATTGACTAACACAGTACCTGtcttagtttaaaaaaaaaaaaacaacgagTCAACCAGTGAAATTTTACGGGTCCATTTCCTGTAAACTCGCAGGTGCAGAAATACATATCTAGTATTCAGAGGCCAAGGCTTAGAACAGGAAGTCTTTTCTGAACTGCTGAACTGTTATTCTGTTTCACATATTCACCGAGGGAAGGAATTACACTAACAATGAATTACACATCTTGTCAACGTGTCAACTTTGACTTTTCAAGCAGATTCCTGCCAACTGTTTTCATCTTAGTATTCATCGTTGGTCTGGTGGCTAATGGATGGGGACTGAACTATTTGCTGCATAACTGGAAGAAACTTAAGATcatcaatgtttttgttctgaaccTTGGTCTTGCAGATATTTTGTATCTGCTCACACTCCCATTTCTGATGGTGTACTATTTTATGAAGAGTAAATGGATCTTCGGAGATGCATTCTGCAAGATAACAAGATTCTGCTTCAACCTGAATTTATATGGCAGCATTGGATTCCTTACTTGTATAAGTGTGTACAGGTACCTGGCCATTGTCCATTCAGTGAGAATGATGGGAAGATTAACTATTACCCACTCTGTGGCTATCTCAGTCATGGTTTGGCTGTTGGTGAGTGTTCAAAGTCTTCCGGACATGTTTTACATCAAGACATTTGGAAACAGGCCTGGGAAATGCTATGATACCACCAACAGGACATATGTTGAGGATTACTTGAAATACAGCCTCGGATGGACACTTACTGGGTTTTGTCTCCCATTCCTCATCACACTGGGCTGCTATGGACATGTGATTGTTGTTCTCTGCTGCAGAAATACCATTGACAAGGTACAGAAACAGAGAAGTTTGAAATTATTGCTAATCTTGAttgttctcctctctgtttgttaCATCCCCTATCATGTATTGAGGAATCTCAACCTCTGGTCAAGAGTTTTATTAGAACAGAAGAAATGCCGTGAATGGTCTAATAGAGTCTACATTGCTCGTCAGATAAGTCGTGGACTTGTATGTCTGAACAGTGCCCTCAACCCTCTGGTTTATCTTCatggaaatgaaaatattacTGTTCAGCTCAGACAGCTGCTCCAGCGAGCTCGTCAGATGTTCAGACATCCACCTCCAACAGACTCTGGTAGTGTGCCCATGAATCAAATCACAGATTAGGTATAATacatgataaatatatttttccaataacatgttaaatattaGTATATATTTGTAATTGTTTCTCAAAAGTAACAATTATGATTTTAATTCCATATTTGTCCCTTTAATTTTCATTGTCTCAGCAGTAGTAGTATACTTTGAATTgctttgttgctgaaatgtactacataaataaacttgccttgcctagtAGTTCTGTGTTTGCAATACGCAGCTTATGTAACCACCAAACCTTTGAATTTGCAACAGATTGCAAGTAAGATTTCATTCATGCTAATATTTAAGTTTGTGTGATTATACTGACACAATGTTTAGCATGAAAGACAGttaacaatgaataaaataacaaaaggtTAATCAAATTAGAATACTGTTTAAGTTTTTATATGACCATGCTGTTGTTGTCATCTGAGTATAATTCAGACTTGTACATGTggaaaattgtgtttatatatgcagaaaaaaaaattaaaaatcacttAAATAATAAATTCTCTAAATCTTCAAGTCTCAATATGTTATTATGATTATTCAAAAAGGCTTGCAGTGTTTTCTCTGAAGTAGGAACCACCAGAGGGAGACTCTTACTTTCTCGTTTGTGTGGGTGAAAAACTGGATCACCCAAACTGTTTGCACACTTATGAATAACATCTTACATGATATGCATATCATCATGCAACTGTACTTTAAGTGCTAAAACTGCACTCCAAAAACTCTATTTCCAAGAAAGTGAGATAATcttgtattttgatttaaaatcttGTCTGTCTTGTTTTGAGTTCAAATTATATTATACTGACTATGCAGGAGTGTTTGACTCAATTCAACTCAATACCACTCGCCTTGTCTTAATTTGccatttttatcttatttgagGTTATGTTTTTACTTAGATACAAGGGACATGTCTGTTTCATGACCTGCAGTATGCTTTGACACTTATTTTAAGCTCAGCAATTTAAACCTATAGTCAGAATAATCAGTTGATTATCAGATGATCAGATGAAAATACTATAAACCAGAATAGCACATATTGTACGCCTACAGCACATGTGGGGACAAACATTACTATGAagtaattaatcattattgGTCAAAAGTTTCATGAAAGGTGATATTTTCATAATGACCAATAAACAAGACTATAAGACTTAATTAGTACAAAACACAATGTATAGCAAAAACCGAAgtattgaaattttgacctgatgatggtgctaggtGAAAAGTCAGCGGTTCACTTAAGTCAATGAGAGTCATcttctggggatcatgaatgtttgtaccaaattttgttCCAATCCGTACAGCAGATGTTGAGATACTTCAATGAATAAGTGCATACTttgtggtgctagaggaaaagtcagagggtTACCAAAGCAATTGAGATTCTTCCTCTTgagaccatgaatatctgtaccagatttcatggcaatccattctATAGCTGGTGAAataatttcactcaaaaccaaaaaggtCAACCACATTGTGGAGGAACAGCCAGGGCATCACCAAAGTCAATGGGAGACATCATAAGGGGAACGTGAATttatgtacaaaatttcatggcaatccaacAGTTGATAAGATAtgtcagtttggaccaaagttaTTGGTCCACTGCACCAGTAGTCAGTTGACATGTTGGCTCAGTGCTTAGTGTGCATGACTCTATACCGGTATTCcctgtgtgatgttttgttgttttaccttttttaacACTTCTGGTAATTGGACATTCTGACTTATTTTAAGAAAACTATCAAGTGAAAATCACTGACTGCACTAGCAGCCAAATTTGCTTATTTCAAGCCAAAGAAAGCTAATatccaaaatgttttcatttaaatttgacaGGGCATTTTTGCTGCATGCTGTCAAATAAGGAGCTACATATGGAAATTCTGACTGTAATGTTCAACCTTAAGATGTTGTTATATCATGGCACTAACTATATAAAACCATGTTTTACACTTAAGCAGGTCATGTGAACGTCCACTGTCTGTTCACTCCGGtgtaaagactttttaaaaaatatgtctaCTTTTAGAAATCACCACAGTTTCCAAGAACCTAGAGACCACATCCACTGTGGTATGTCGTAAACATTTTTCTATTGTGCTTTTCAAATGATATGATAATGAGCAGTGATTGTGAACAAGCAAATGGACAAAGCATGCACGCACATCTT is a genomic window of Thunnus maccoyii chromosome 4, fThuMac1.1, whole genome shotgun sequence containing:
- the LOC121895736 gene encoding P2Y purinoceptor 1-like encodes the protein MNNTTCQRINFDFTSRFLPPVFILVFIVGLVANGCGLKSLLHNWKKLGIINVFVLNLGLADILYLLTLPFLMVYYFMKSKWIFGDTFCKITRFCFNLNLYGSIGFLTCISVFRYLAIVHPMRMMGRLTVTHSVAISIMVWLLVSIQSLPDMFYTKTSGNKPGKCYDTTAKKYVEDYLKYSFGWTLTGFCLPFLITLGCYGHVIVILCRKNTIDEVLKKRCLRLLLILIVLFSVCYIPYHVLKNLNLWSRVLSKQQVCYDWSNEVYIAHQISRGLVCLNSALNPLVYLHANEDIRSQLRQLLQRARQMFRRPPPTDSGSVPITELTDDV
- the LOC121896002 gene encoding P2Y purinoceptor 1-like encodes the protein MNYTSCQRVNFDFSSRFLPTVFILVFIVGLVANGWGLNYLLHNWKKLKIINVFVLNLGLADILYLLTLPFLMVYYFMKSKWIFGDAFCKITRFCFNLNLYGSIGFLTCISVYRYLAIVHSVRMMGRLTITHSVAISVMVWLLVSVQSLPDMFYIKTFGNRPGKCYDTTNRTYVEDYLKYSLGWTLTGFCLPFLITLGCYGHVIVVLCCRNTIDKVQKQRSLKLLLILIVLLSVCYIPYHVLRNLNLWSRVLLEQKKCREWSNRVYIARQISRGLVCLNSALNPLVYLHGNENITVQLRQLLQRARQMFRHPPPTDSGSVPMNQITD